In the Psychromicrobium lacuslunae genome, TTGCTGACACCTCGGTCACGCGGAAATCGCTTACGGCTTGAAGGCGTGTGCCACAAGTTTCTGCAAGCCGGGCCACATCCGCTTCTGTACAACCTTGGGCGCTAGCGTCAGCGCATGCAGGCGAGAGGACAGGTGTGCTTTGGCCGCACCAGCTGCATCATTCCAGCCAAGTTTGCGGAAGTCGCGAACACATTCATCGAAGAACGCTCGCTCCTCGGCGAAACGACGACCGTCAAGCGCCCGCACCGAGGAATCCGACTCACGGTGACGGCGGTACTGGAAGCACACGGTGTCAGCCACCATCATTTTTCCGCCATCCATGATGATGTCCATTGCCAGGGCGAGATCTTGCACCACATCATACTGCTCACGGAAACTGTGCTTCTTCAGTGCCTCGGAACGCCAAGCGACCGAAGGGAAGTACAGCCAATCACCGGTGATCAAGCTCTTAGCGATCGGCTCTCCGGAAACCACCGCATCTGCACTGACTCCGACAGTCCGGTTACGTAGATACGCCTTGACCTTGTCACCCAGCGGGTTGTAAACCACGCCATTTTCATCGATGACCTCGACGCCGGGTTGCACAATGTCGACCTCAGCGTTCTTGAAAGCACGACGGATGGTGGCGATGTAGTTAGGCAGCATGACGTCGTCAGCACCCATAATGACCGCGTACTCGTGTTCCAGCAGCCCTAAGCACTTACGGTAGTTACCATTGGCGCCAAGGTTCTGCTCGTTGCGCAGGTAGCGAACTCGATCGTCGCTTTCGGTCAGCCCAGCGAAGTAGGCGGGCAGCGAGTCATCGGGATAACCGTCATCAACAATGGTGAGCCGGAAGTCCCGATCCTCCTGAGTCAGGATCGAATCGACGGCTAGTTTCATCATGGCCACGTCCCCGTAGTAGGGCAGCATTACGTCAATGGTCATTATTTTCTTTCCTGGGTAAATGTTCCGGCGCCGCCGGGTATTGAGGGTCTTCATTGCTGACCTTCTCGGCTGAGGCCGCTCGTTCCACCATAGCGCGTAGAATAGCGACTTCCTCAGCGAGCGTTCTGGTCTCATCCTCGAGAATGGTCAGTTCCCGGGACACATGCAGACTCACACCGAGCAAAAGCACAATGGAGAGTGCGAAGAGTAAATTGGCTGGCACCACTACGCCAAGCAGTCGCGCAGACCATTCCAGCAGACTCGGGAAAAGCCCGAGAACGGTCATCACCACGCCGACGATGATCCAGAGCACCGCATACTTCTCGCGAAGCTTACCGGTGCGCAAAAGCCAAAGAATCGCGATGATCATCGCAATGGAGATCACCAGTGAGAAGGCGACGCTCATCCCTGTGCTCCTCCTAGCCTGTCTGTTTCTTGCTCGTGCACCGAGACCGCCCTTGGATCTTGTTTGATCCTTCGCCTAGCCAGTGCAAAAGCAAGCACCAGACCAGAACGACCGAGGTAGATGGTGGATTTCAATGGGCTGGTGCTAGGTGTGCCAGCCTGGCGAACTTTCATCTCCACTGGTACCTGGACAACACGGCATCCTGACTTGACTGCCACGATCAGCGAGTCAATGGTGTCCCCCAGATACTCGGTGGGGAAGTGTTCAATATATTGCCGGATGGCTTTTTCATTGGCAGCCCGGAAACCCGAGGTGACATCGGTGAGCTTGACTCGAGCCACACCGGAAATCACCCTTGCTAACACCGACATTGCCCATTTACGGGGTCCGCGCACACTGTAGCTACCACGTCCGGCAAACCTCGCACCGATCGAAATGTCAGCTTGTTGTAAACCGGCTAGTACGCGATCAATGTCCAGCGGATCGTGCTGGCCGTCTGAGTCAACTTGAATCACTGTGTTGTAGCCATGCCGGAGCGCGTACTTGAAACCAGTACGCATGGCTCCCCCGACACCGAGGTTAAAGGGAAGCGTAATCACTTCTGCGCCCGCTTCCCGAGCGACCGCTGCGGTGTCATCTTTGGAACCGTCATCGACCACCAGAATCGAATACGGAACGACTTGATTGACGCTCCGAATCGTGTCGCCGATCACTTCCGACTCATTCCAAGCGGGCATGATGATCAGCACGCGGGGGGTTATGGAAGCGGTCACAACAGACAACTATATCAAGGAGATAACGGCATTCCGGAGGACGCCACGGCATCATCATGGTCGGATCGGACTACTTGAGGCGGCATAATTAGAGGGTTAGCGTCAGACCCTGAGGAGCTCCTACCTATGACCTGGTTGTCAACCATACCTACTTTTGTGGTGACTATGATTGTCTTCTTCGGCCCGGGCCTGGCTATTTTGGCAGCCGCCGGAGTTCGTCGACTCAACCTGGTTTCGCTGGCTGCACCGGTGTCGTTCAGCTTGGCCTCGGTTTTGGCGGTTATCCTCGACAAAGTACATCTACCGTTCAATCCAATCCTCTACTACCTCGCAACAGTAATTGTCGCGGCAATAGTTTTTCTGATCAGAAAGCTGCTGCTACGTAGGTCAGGAGCGGCTGATTCGAGCGGTTTCGGGGTGCTCGCCTCCAACGGCCCGATTCCCCTAGGGCCGGGTCGGCCACGCTGGCTTTCCCCAGTACTTATCGCGACGGCTACTATCATTCCGGCCGCTATTGTGAGCTACCGCTACCTCAAAGGCTTCGGCGGCCCCAATAACTTCTCGCAGACTTTTGATAACGTCTACCATCTCAACGCGATCAGATTCATCGCAGACACCCATAACGGCTCCTCGCTAACCATTGGCAATATGACCGACACCTCGGCGGGTTTCTATCCGGCGGCCATGCACGACATGATGGCTTTGGTACTGATGCAGAGCAATTCAACGGTAATGGCGGTGGCCAACGTTGGCACCATCATCATCGGCGCAGTTATTTGGCCGTTGGGTTGCCTATTCCTGATCACCAGAATCATCGGTAATCGACCGGTGGCGATTTTATGTGCAGGCGTTTTCTCTGCAGCTTCCAGCGGCTTCCCCTATTTGATGGTTGGTTTCGGCATTCTTTACCCGAACCACACAGCGATAGCCTTGCTTCCTGCAGCGCTCGGCTTAGCCATAGATTTCCTCGGCATGAGCAAAGAAAAATCTTCCTCGTTCTGGCCGGGCCTACTATTTTTGATCGCGGTGATTCCGGGCCTTGCCCTCGCCCATACCAGCGTCATCGTGGCTTTGTTTGGCTTTGCCGCACCGGTGGTGATTGCCCGCCTGATTCGGAGTATTTTGGACGCCCGAAGCGGAGTGGCAGGAAAACGCCATCTGTTGTTCTGGTTTATTTTCACGGTGGGCTATTTCTTGGTCACCGCGCTGGTCTGGATCTATGTCCGTCCGGGCCTAGATACCGCCCCGTGGACTCCTATCCAGACCAATGCCCGCGCCATCGGCGAGATACTCTCCAGCGCTCCGATGGCAACGACAGCCTCCTGGGTGCTACTGACAATGACGCTGATCGGGCTGTACGTGATTGTCAGGAACTTCAAGCAATACTGGTGGGTATTGGCAATTTATGTCTTCGGCGGAGCGCTGTACTTGATTGTCTCTGCTTGGCCGGTTGGCAATTTCAGAACCTTCTGGACCGGAGCTTGGTACAACGACACATTCCGGCTCGCGGCGCTGCTGCCCACCGTCACTCTTCCCGTCGTGGTCATTGGAGCCGAATGGATCTTCC is a window encoding:
- a CDS encoding DUF2304 domain-containing protein; amino-acid sequence: MSVAFSLVISIAMIIAILWLLRTGKLREKYAVLWIIVGVVMTVLGLFPSLLEWSARLLGVVVPANLLFALSIVLLLGVSLHVSRELTILEDETRTLAEEVAILRAMVERAASAEKVSNEDPQYPAAPEHLPRKENNDH
- a CDS encoding glycosyltransferase family 2 protein produces the protein MTIDVMLPYYGDVAMMKLAVDSILTQEDRDFRLTIVDDGYPDDSLPAYFAGLTESDDRVRYLRNEQNLGANGNYRKCLGLLEHEYAVIMGADDVMLPNYIATIRRAFKNAEVDIVQPGVEVIDENGVVYNPLGDKVKAYLRNRTVGVSADAVVSGEPIAKSLITGDWLYFPSVAWRSEALKKHSFREQYDVVQDLALAMDIIMDGGKMMVADTVCFQYRRHRESDSSVRALDGRRFAEERAFFDECVRDFRKLGWNDAAGAAKAHLSSRLHALTLAPKVVQKRMWPGLQKLVAHAFKP
- a CDS encoding DUF6541 family protein; translation: MTWLSTIPTFVVTMIVFFGPGLAILAAAGVRRLNLVSLAAPVSFSLASVLAVILDKVHLPFNPILYYLATVIVAAIVFLIRKLLLRRSGAADSSGFGVLASNGPIPLGPGRPRWLSPVLIATATIIPAAIVSYRYLKGFGGPNNFSQTFDNVYHLNAIRFIADTHNGSSLTIGNMTDTSAGFYPAAMHDMMALVLMQSNSTVMAVANVGTIIIGAVIWPLGCLFLITRIIGNRPVAILCAGVFSAASSGFPYLMVGFGILYPNHTAIALLPAALGLAIDFLGMSKEKSSSFWPGLLFLIAVIPGLALAHTSVIVALFGFAAPVVIARLIRSILDARSGVAGKRHLLFWFIFTVGYFLVTALVWIYVRPGLDTAPWTPIQTNARAIGEILSSAPMATTASWVLLTMTLIGLYVIVRNFKQYWWVLAIYVFGGALYLIVSAWPVGNFRTFWTGAWYNDTFRLAALLPTVTLPVVVIGAEWIFRRISASITSLRDRGLHEPGLLAPALRPIAKRLPAYSAIAVMMVLILGSGAAAQGGTLSNVQNRIGLIFQTTPTSALITSDELTILNSVAAIVPTSDVVVSNPRTGGSLVYAIANRQPLTPHIFGIRSPDEQLLLDHWDEAAYNKSVCPVITKLKAYWALDFGDSEIVPGPQTFIGLRDLMDKSAPGMQLVKEVGTARLYKVTACG
- a CDS encoding glycosyltransferase family 2 protein; this translates as MTASITPRVLIIMPAWNESEVIGDTIRSVNQVVPYSILVVDDGSKDDTAAVAREAGAEVITLPFNLGVGGAMRTGFKYALRHGYNTVIQVDSDGQHDPLDIDRVLAGLQQADISIGARFAGRGSYSVRGPRKWAMSVLARVISGVARVKLTDVTSGFRAANEKAIRQYIEHFPTEYLGDTIDSLIVAVKSGCRVVQVPVEMKVRQAGTPSTSPLKSTIYLGRSGLVLAFALARRRIKQDPRAVSVHEQETDRLGGAQG